The Flammeovirgaceae bacterium genome contains a region encoding:
- a CDS encoding PD-(D/E)XK nuclease family protein, with protein sequence MTPFLFEAAQKVIAQYPRIEEVTLVFPNRRAILYFRKHLGALIQKPVFSPNLLTIEQYISSFSTLQVTDKLELVNRLHKAYTETVNSTESFDRFYYWGDMLLRDFDELDKHLVNAELLFRDLSYQKELDAGFDYLTPEQKKILLDFWGNFNGQQTENRKKFLHVWKHLFRVYTRFREHLAAAGVAYEGMVHREVAEKILAGAVIRKGNEVFIGFNALTKAEEIILSHAVEGNALVFWDVDEYYLNNNIQEAGDFFREYQRHTVLGKTFDQAPAHFRNQKNIKLYGAAQPVGQAKIMGQLLNENLASGDRPEDTLIVLPDEKLLLPVLHSVSDSVEKLNVTMGFSLSATPVFNFVELLIELQISRKEEYFHHRPVLSLLNHPYTVSADPNASYNKHKEILKHNWISIPKNFLATETALHRVIFVPAAEGNITGYLKNCLEVLGAQAAMSVLDKEYIFQMVKCLNRMDEVLGDQVGNLSSFLRFFRQYVRTVRIPFSGEPLQGMQVMGVLETRNLDFKNVYILSLNEGALPAGGNKGSYIPYNLRKAYELPTLQHQDAIYAYLFYRVMQRAENVYLFYNTETDILGQGEMSRYLQQLMFESGKKVEHHILHNTIGVNEVKPIVVRKDKAVLELLASLNEKNTYRKFSGLSPSALNAYIECRLKFYFQHVVKIKEADEIEEDMDARVLGNFVHNVMEAFYKQLQEQKGSPIVEPRDLENKEKLIQALLDKEVIKTYHLNPNKPVVYEGQLVLVSEIVQRFIEKILQHDKQYAPFTLVGVEQIIEHRFAINAPVGRVLLGGKIDRIDQKDDLLRIVDYKTGKDELSFTSVDSLFAREGKRNKAAFQTLLYAWLYVKTTNQPGHRVVPGLMNATTLFGEDKEFGLKTGKQLLNDVHALLPEFEAGLKALLEELFNPDTVFDQTPVVDNCKNCPYQRICYR encoded by the coding sequence ATGACACCCTTCTTGTTTGAAGCCGCCCAGAAAGTAATTGCCCAATACCCCCGGATTGAGGAGGTAACATTGGTATTTCCAAACCGCAGGGCAATACTGTATTTCCGAAAACACCTGGGCGCATTGATTCAAAAGCCGGTGTTCTCACCAAACCTTCTTACCATCGAGCAATACATCAGCAGTTTTTCAACTCTTCAGGTTACGGATAAGCTGGAACTTGTGAACCGGCTGCATAAGGCGTACACCGAAACAGTAAACAGCACTGAGTCATTCGACCGGTTTTATTACTGGGGCGACATGCTGTTGCGCGATTTTGATGAGCTTGACAAGCACCTGGTGAATGCCGAACTGCTGTTTCGCGACCTGAGTTACCAGAAGGAACTGGATGCCGGTTTCGATTACCTGACCCCGGAACAAAAAAAAATCCTGCTCGATTTCTGGGGAAATTTCAACGGGCAGCAAACCGAAAACCGGAAGAAATTTCTGCACGTATGGAAACACCTGTTCAGGGTTTATACCCGCTTTCGCGAACACCTGGCAGCGGCAGGTGTGGCTTACGAAGGCATGGTGCACCGCGAAGTGGCTGAGAAAATTCTGGCCGGTGCAGTTATCCGCAAGGGTAATGAAGTTTTTATTGGTTTTAATGCGCTTACCAAAGCCGAAGAAATCATCCTGTCGCATGCCGTTGAAGGGAATGCGTTGGTGTTCTGGGATGTTGACGAGTACTACCTGAATAACAACATACAGGAAGCGGGCGATTTCTTCCGCGAATACCAACGGCACACCGTGTTGGGTAAAACGTTTGACCAGGCACCGGCTCATTTCCGGAATCAAAAGAACATAAAACTCTATGGTGCAGCTCAGCCGGTAGGTCAGGCTAAAATCATGGGGCAGTTGCTGAATGAAAACCTGGCTTCGGGTGATCGACCCGAAGATACCTTGATTGTATTGCCTGACGAAAAATTGCTGCTGCCTGTGTTGCACAGTGTTTCTGACAGCGTGGAGAAATTGAACGTAACCATGGGCTTTTCGCTGAGTGCAACCCCGGTGTTCAATTTTGTTGAGTTGTTGATTGAATTGCAGATAAGCCGCAAGGAAGAGTACTTTCATCACCGCCCGGTGTTGTCGCTCTTAAACCATCCGTACACGGTTTCGGCTGATCCGAATGCCTCATACAATAAGCATAAAGAGATTCTGAAGCATAATTGGATCTCAATACCGAAGAATTTTCTGGCCACCGAAACCGCTTTGCACCGGGTGATTTTTGTTCCGGCTGCTGAAGGCAACATTACCGGCTACCTTAAAAATTGCCTTGAAGTGCTGGGTGCGCAGGCTGCGATGAGTGTTTTGGATAAAGAGTACATCTTCCAGATGGTGAAGTGCCTGAACCGGATGGATGAGGTGTTGGGCGATCAGGTTGGTAACCTGTCTTCCTTTTTACGGTTCTTCCGCCAGTACGTGCGTACCGTACGCATACCGTTTAGTGGCGAACCGTTGCAGGGTATGCAGGTAATGGGCGTGCTTGAAACCCGAAACCTTGATTTTAAAAATGTATATATCCTTTCGCTTAATGAGGGTGCGTTGCCGGCTGGCGGAAATAAGGGGTCCTATATTCCCTACAACCTCCGCAAAGCCTATGAGTTACCCACCTTGCAGCACCAGGATGCTATTTATGCCTACCTGTTTTACCGGGTTATGCAGCGCGCGGAAAATGTTTACCTGTTCTATAATACCGAGACGGACATCCTGGGGCAGGGCGAAATGAGCCGCTACCTGCAGCAACTGATGTTTGAAAGCGGGAAGAAGGTTGAACACCACATTTTGCACAACACCATCGGGGTAAATGAGGTAAAACCGATTGTTGTCAGGAAAGACAAAGCCGTTCTGGAGTTGCTCGCCAGCCTGAACGAAAAGAACACATACCGCAAGTTCAGCGGCCTGTCGCCCTCGGCCCTGAATGCGTATATCGAGTGCCGGCTTAAATTTTATTTCCAACACGTTGTAAAAATTAAAGAAGCGGATGAGATTGAGGAAGACATGGATGCCCGCGTGCTCGGCAACTTTGTACATAATGTAATGGAGGCTTTTTACAAGCAGCTGCAGGAACAGAAAGGTTCGCCCATCGTTGAACCGCGCGATTTGGAAAACAAGGAGAAGTTAATTCAGGCCTTGCTCGATAAGGAAGTAATCAAAACCTACCACCTCAATCCAAACAAACCTGTGGTATATGAGGGCCAATTAGTATTGGTTAGTGAAATAGTTCAGCGGTTTATCGAAAAAATTCTTCAACACGACAAACAATATGCCCCCTTTACGTTGGTTGGGGTAGAGCAAATTATTGAACACAGGTTTGCCATTAATGCCCCGGTGGGCCGGGTGTTACTGGGCGGGAAGATTGATCGCATTGATCAGAAAGATGATTTGCTGCGCATTGTGGATTACAAAACCGGTAAAGACGAGTTGAGTTTCACATCCGTTGACTCACTCTTTGCCCGTGAAGGAAAGCGAAATAAAGCGGCTTTTCAGACACTACTGTATGCCTGGCTGTATGTAAAAACAACAAACCAACCCGGTCATCGGGTAGTACCCGGATTGATGAATGCAACCACCCTGTTTGGTGAAGACAAGGAATTTGGACTAAAAACGGGCAAGCAATTGCTAAACGATGTGCATGCCCTGTTGCCTGAGTTTGAAGCCGGCCTGAAGGCCTTACTGGAAGAACTCTTCAATCCGGACACTGTTTTTGACCAGACACCGGTAGTTGATAATTGCAAGAATTGTCCCTACCAGCGGATTTGCTACCGGTAA
- a CDS encoding DNA starvation/stationary phase protection protein codes for MATMNHIGLDIAKSQQLATLLNDLLANYSAFYQNVRGYHWNIKGDKFFELHLKFEELYNDLLLKIDEVAERILTLGYTPRHKFTDYLGISAITESNEVSDGHKAVEEILAAFQKLLTKQRHILTLSAEINDEGTNALMSDYIRQQEKLVWMYSAFLNKR; via the coding sequence ATGGCAACAATGAATCACATCGGATTAGATATCGCTAAAAGCCAGCAACTGGCTACCCTGCTTAACGATTTGCTGGCTAATTACTCGGCTTTTTACCAGAATGTGCGCGGCTATCACTGGAATATAAAGGGCGATAAGTTTTTCGAATTGCACCTGAAGTTTGAAGAGTTATACAACGACCTGCTGCTGAAAATTGATGAAGTAGCCGAACGAATTCTAACGCTGGGGTACACACCCCGCCACAAGTTTACCGATTACCTTGGTATTTCAGCAATTACTGAAAGTAATGAAGTAAGTGATGGACACAAGGCCGTAGAAGAGATACTGGCCGCTTTTCAGAAATTACTAACCAAACAGCGGCACATCCTTACGTTATCAGCAGAAATAAATGACGAAGGCACCAATGCGTTGATGAGTGATTACATCCGGCAGCAGGAAAAACTGGTGTGGATGTATTCAGCTTTTCTGAACAAAAGATAA
- a CDS encoding ABC transporter permease — translation MLRNYILTALRIVSRQKVYSAINIFGLTIGITSTLLLVLYITDEVSYDRFHPDAGRIYRTVLNANLNGQSFSTISTGFPMAEALMNDVPEVQEVTRITRWNTMPVRYEDKTFTESGYVWADSNFFSFFNGYKLMAGNPNDVLKGPNKVVITERAARKYFGYTGAGDRTPIGKLFYFGSDGSIQAEVTGIAADPPHHAHLQFDFLVSISTWDMLKYPQMWMNSAVVTYFKLHPGASASGMDAKYDYFVNKYIAREIEQFLNMSMDQLAASGSYIRFSTQALTDIHLHSQFPDELEPNGNIRYLYLFGLIAVFLIVLACINFMNLSTARAANRAKEVGIRKTIGALRSKLIGQFMLESYLYTVIAVLFALMLVSMSLNLFNIITAKNIVFSTLLNPLFVAGLTVFTILVGAVAGSYPAFYLTSFIPAEVLKGKVRAGMRRSGIRNALVVFQFFISIGLIIASLIVFQQLKYVQNQNLGYDKDNIMTLMHTMSLKQNADAFKNELLQHAEVKGVTFVSRMPPNIDWSSTFRMKDTGNEQLLTVYVTDYDALETMGYQLVAGRFFSRDFPSDSTGVLLNEAAMRHMGWDTHEGKKLISRYASLKEYEVEVLGVLRDFNYESLKNNIRPMIVLLQPGANFEGGIRFASGDIRKNIELVEKLWKKYAPDAPFEYSFLDANFAAKYKAEERMGQVFLIFTVLAIIIACLGLLGLITYSAEQRAKEISIRKIMGATVSQVVFLLGVDFARLILIAFVLAIPLTWYLLEKHWLEGFAYRIQFNPWIIATAGLLALIIALAIVSTQALRAATSNPVENLRNE, via the coding sequence ATGCTGCGCAACTACATCCTCACCGCCCTTCGCATAGTAAGCCGCCAAAAGGTTTATTCGGCCATCAACATCTTCGGGTTAACAATTGGCATTACCAGCACCTTGCTGCTGGTGCTTTACATTACCGATGAGGTGAGTTACGATCGTTTCCACCCGGATGCCGGCCGTATTTACCGGACCGTGCTGAACGCCAACCTAAACGGGCAATCGTTCAGTACCATCAGCACAGGCTTTCCTATGGCCGAAGCATTGATGAATGATGTGCCGGAAGTGCAGGAGGTAACACGTATTACACGCTGGAATACCATGCCCGTCCGTTACGAAGACAAAACCTTTACCGAAAGCGGCTATGTATGGGCCGATTCCAATTTCTTTTCCTTCTTCAACGGCTATAAACTGATGGCCGGTAACCCCAACGATGTCCTGAAGGGCCCGAATAAAGTGGTGATTACCGAACGGGCGGCCCGCAAATATTTCGGGTACACCGGTGCCGGAGACCGTACACCCATCGGCAAGCTGTTTTATTTCGGCAGTGACGGTAGCATACAAGCAGAGGTAACCGGCATTGCGGCAGATCCGCCACACCATGCACACCTGCAATTCGATTTTCTGGTTTCGATTTCTACCTGGGATATGCTGAAATATCCCCAAATGTGGATGAACAGCGCGGTAGTCACTTACTTTAAACTGCATCCCGGAGCATCTGCCAGCGGTATGGATGCGAAATATGACTATTTCGTGAATAAGTACATCGCCCGCGAGATTGAGCAGTTTCTGAATATGAGCATGGACCAGCTCGCGGCTTCGGGCAGTTATATCCGGTTCTCTACGCAGGCATTAACCGATATCCACCTGCATTCACAGTTTCCCGATGAACTGGAGCCCAACGGCAACATCCGTTACCTCTACCTGTTCGGGTTGATTGCTGTATTCCTGATTGTGCTGGCGTGCATCAATTTTATGAACCTGAGCACAGCCCGTGCGGCCAACCGTGCCAAGGAAGTTGGCATACGCAAAACAATAGGTGCATTGCGCAGTAAGCTGATCGGGCAGTTTATGCTTGAATCTTATCTTTATACCGTTATCGCTGTGCTGTTTGCGCTGATGTTGGTGTCGATGTCACTGAACCTGTTTAACATCATTACTGCCAAAAACATTGTCTTCAGCACATTACTTAATCCGCTATTCGTAGCCGGATTAACCGTATTTACCATTCTTGTTGGTGCGGTAGCCGGTAGTTATCCTGCTTTTTATCTCACTTCCTTCATACCGGCCGAAGTGTTAAAAGGAAAAGTACGCGCGGGCATGAGGCGTTCAGGCATACGCAATGCCCTTGTGGTATTTCAGTTTTTCATTTCCATCGGACTGATCATTGCCTCACTGATAGTATTTCAGCAATTGAAGTATGTGCAAAATCAAAACCTTGGGTATGACAAAGACAACATCATGACGCTGATGCACACCATGTCGCTTAAGCAAAATGCTGATGCCTTCAAAAATGAGTTGCTGCAGCATGCCGAAGTGAAGGGAGTAACGTTTGTGAGCCGCATGCCGCCCAACATCGACTGGAGTTCCACCTTCCGGATGAAGGATACGGGCAATGAACAACTGCTGACCGTGTATGTAACCGATTATGACGCTCTGGAAACCATGGGATACCAACTTGTGGCCGGAAGGTTCTTCTCCCGCGATTTCCCGAGCGATTCCACCGGGGTTTTGCTGAACGAGGCCGCCATGCGCCACATGGGCTGGGATACACACGAGGGCAAGAAACTCATTTCGCGCTATGCTTCATTGAAAGAATACGAAGTGGAAGTGCTGGGGGTGCTGCGCGATTTCAACTACGAATCATTAAAGAACAACATCCGCCCTATGATTGTGCTGCTTCAGCCAGGAGCTAATTTTGAAGGCGGTATCCGTTTCGCTTCAGGAGACATTCGCAAGAATATTGAACTGGTTGAAAAGCTCTGGAAGAAATATGCACCCGATGCCCCGTTTGAATATAGTTTTCTGGATGCCAACTTCGCAGCCAAATACAAAGCCGAAGAGCGTATGGGCCAGGTATTCCTGATCTTTACGGTACTGGCCATCATCATTGCCTGCCTGGGGTTATTAGGACTTATAACCTACTCTGCCGAGCAGCGTGCAAAGGAAATCAGCATCCGTAAAATTATGGGTGCCACGGTAAGCCAGGTGGTATTCTTGTTAGGTGTGGATTTTGCCAGACTGATTCTTATTGCCTTCGTATTGGCTATACCCTTAACCTGGTATTTACTTGAAAAGCACTGGCTCGAGGGGTTTGCCTATCGCATTCAATTCAACCCCTGGATTATTGCAACTGCAGGCTTACTGGCCCTTATTATAGCACTGGCCATTGTAAGCACCCAGGCCCTTCGGGCGGCTACCAGCAACCCGGTTGAGAATCTGAGAAATGAATAA
- a CDS encoding ABC transporter permease, whose amino-acid sequence MLVNYLKITLRNLQRNLTYSFINIFGLAVGIACSILILLWIADEFKYDRFHERSDRLFKVMMNQTFSGKVGSQVALPYPLKDKLKEQSADIKYSVITNWGEGYLLANGENKVTKVGISASEDFLKMFTFPLEQGDVNTALSDPNSIVLTRDVAKTLFGEEDPMGKLVKIDNNRELKVTGVLAPIPDQSDFSFIHHITPFAFYESTQDWVRDSRERWDNNSFQMYVELAGSSTKEKVDASIRDIVKKHIADTLTNPQVFLHPITDLRLYSNFENGKVSGGMIEYVQLFGAIAVFVLLIACINFMNLATARSEKRAREVGIRKSIGSRKKELIIQFLGESILITLVAFLLAIVLVELALPAYNTLVKKKLLIDYANPYLWLAAGSIILITGVIAGSYPAFYLSSFKPVQVLKGKIQAGKDTVTPRKVLVTLQFGFSIFLIVGTVVIYQQIEHVKNRNTGYDRENLMMVWTNGELETNYQTIKNELINTGAVKAVCKSNSPITSIFSNNIVEWPGMAPGTRVVFTTIATEYDYAKTMGINLIEGRDFSPDYNDSTNVVINQAAVDVMGLTNPIGATINMWGGEWKIIGVMENVIMNSPYEPVQPLVMVFMPGWTSTISVRLEKTADLPAAISKVENVFKRLNPTYPFAYRFADVEFDKKFTQINLISSLAKIFAGLALVITSLGLFGLAAFTAEQRAKEVSIRKVLGATVTNLVLLISKDFSRLVIVAFIIASPIAWWFLSGFLERYPYRITINWWILPAAGLATLLIALAIVSTQALRAATSNPVETLRNE is encoded by the coding sequence ATGCTCGTCAATTATTTAAAAATTACACTCCGCAACCTGCAGCGCAACCTAACCTATTCATTCATTAACATCTTCGGGCTTGCGGTTGGCATTGCCTGCAGCATTCTTATTCTGCTGTGGATAGCCGATGAATTTAAGTACGATCGCTTTCATGAACGCAGCGACCGGCTGTTTAAAGTAATGATGAACCAAACCTTCTCCGGCAAGGTGGGCTCGCAAGTGGCACTGCCTTATCCGCTCAAGGATAAACTAAAAGAACAATCGGCCGATATAAAGTACAGCGTTATTACCAACTGGGGCGAAGGCTACCTGCTGGCCAATGGCGAAAACAAAGTAACCAAAGTAGGCATCAGCGCCAGCGAGGATTTTTTAAAGATGTTCACGTTTCCGCTGGAGCAAGGTGATGTAAATACGGCTCTGAGCGATCCGAACTCGATTGTACTTACCCGGGATGTAGCCAAAACCCTGTTTGGCGAGGAAGACCCCATGGGCAAACTGGTAAAGATTGATAACAACCGCGAATTAAAAGTTACCGGGGTGCTGGCCCCGATTCCGGACCAGTCGGACTTTTCATTCATTCACCACATTACACCTTTCGCCTTTTACGAATCGACCCAGGACTGGGTGCGTGATTCGCGCGAACGGTGGGATAACAATTCCTTCCAGATGTATGTAGAACTGGCAGGCAGCAGTACAAAAGAAAAGGTAGATGCGTCCATCAGGGATATTGTAAAGAAACATATAGCCGATACGCTTACCAACCCGCAGGTCTTTCTCCACCCGATAACAGATTTACGGCTGTACTCCAATTTTGAGAACGGCAAAGTATCGGGTGGGATGATTGAGTACGTGCAGTTGTTTGGCGCTATTGCGGTATTCGTATTGCTTATTGCGTGCATCAATTTTATGAACCTGGCCACAGCACGTTCCGAAAAACGGGCGCGCGAAGTGGGCATCCGTAAAAGCATCGGATCGCGAAAAAAAGAACTGATTATCCAGTTTCTGGGCGAATCCATTCTGATAACGCTGGTGGCCTTTCTGTTGGCCATCGTGCTGGTTGAACTTGCATTGCCCGCTTACAACACACTGGTAAAAAAGAAACTGCTCATTGACTATGCTAATCCGTACCTGTGGCTGGCGGCCGGCAGCATCATACTGATTACCGGAGTAATTGCCGGCAGTTACCCGGCTTTTTATCTCTCATCGTTTAAACCGGTACAGGTGCTCAAAGGAAAAATACAAGCCGGAAAAGACACAGTAACGCCCCGCAAGGTGTTGGTAACCCTGCAATTTGGTTTCTCCATCTTTTTAATTGTCGGCACAGTGGTTATTTACCAGCAAATAGAACATGTAAAAAACAGGAACACGGGCTACGACCGCGAAAACCTGATGATGGTTTGGACCAACGGTGAACTGGAAACCAATTACCAGACAATTAAAAACGAACTCATTAATACCGGGGCAGTAAAAGCCGTGTGCAAATCAAACAGCCCGATTACGTCCATATTCTCCAACAACATTGTAGAGTGGCCCGGCATGGCACCCGGAACACGCGTGGTATTTACTACCATTGCCACTGAATATGACTATGCCAAAACCATGGGCATTAACCTTATCGAGGGCCGGGATTTCTCACCCGATTATAACGACTCAACCAATGTAGTCATTAATCAGGCAGCCGTTGACGTGATGGGCTTAACCAATCCCATTGGCGCAACCATTAACATGTGGGGTGGCGAATGGAAAATAATTGGTGTGATGGAAAACGTGATCATGAACTCGCCCTACGAGCCCGTGCAGCCGCTGGTGATGGTGTTTATGCCGGGCTGGACCAGCACCATTTCGGTACGCCTTGAAAAGACGGCCGATTTGCCGGCTGCTATCAGCAAAGTTGAAAACGTGTTTAAGCGACTCAACCCCACCTACCCGTTTGCCTACCGCTTTGCCGATGTTGAGTTTGACAAGAAATTTACCCAGATCAACCTGATCAGCAGCCTGGCCAAAATTTTTGCCGGCCTGGCGCTGGTCATTACTTCACTCGGCCTGTTTGGGCTGGCCGCCTTTACGGCCGAGCAGCGGGCCAAAGAAGTGAGCATCCGCAAAGTACTCGGAGCAACCGTAACCAACCTGGTGTTGCTTATCAGTAAGGATTTTTCACGGCTGGTGATTGTGGCGTTTATTATTGCCTCGCCAATTGCCTGGTGGTTTTTGTCGGGCTTTCTTGAACGCTATCCCTACCGCATCACCATCAACTGGTGGATATTACCGGCAGCAGGCCTTGCAACGTTATTAATAGCACTGGCCATTGTAAGCACCCAGGCCCTGCGGGCGGCTACCAGCAACCCGGTTGAGACCCTAAGAAACGAATAA
- a CDS encoding ABC transporter permease, with protein MILNYIKIALRNLLRYRTYSFINILGLTIGFTVFVAIALYVFDEFSYDRFHEKQHRIYRAVITAEFDGQVNKWSRVPNLVAPTAKQEIPEIEKSARYFHHNFGDLAFLSINDEKFTETQLYYADPEFFDIFTVDFVKGNKAKALSKPGTIVISESAATKYFSGVDPIGQIITINNNLSMEVTGVYRDFPPNSSLQASLIASFASNWFGEDRNQSWGNASFESFFLLHDESDKETVDAKIENMLNKHIEKENRWFKISLQPLTDIHLKSGDLNATFDRTTYGDMNQVRILMALALIVLVIAAINYMNMATAQSQRRNKEVGISKTLGATSRHLSGKFYFETSVFVVLAMVLSLIIFTAILPLYNDVAGKQVTMDFLRATWFWCGFAAIGILLTVLAGSYPAWYLSSFSPKTALHKTTSGGSQAVVRKGLVVIQFSASMVLIVSTLVFHRQMSYIRNKKLGYEPEQVIAVMTSGTRDQDLIRSLKTEYEKLPEVKGVCRSQSYPGIGTSAYTIKRERDTPEGASILTTRATSEIVDVLGIKLLAGKTLPAIKDPSDTTLQVVLNKSAVDYLHLSPEEAVGQQVYIFGNKPAEVVGVTENFHFTSLHQQIGPYAFNNIPDNRYNYLLVKVETSDVLKTVEKLEALYKQLIPAAFDYTFIDDRMASLYHTEQKLANVVMMGSVIAIFIACLGLYALAAFTANQRTKEIGIRKVMGASVSQLVAMLSKDFLKLVVIAIGIGLPAGYYLMNNWLERFAYKTTIGLTVFAAAALISLLIAWITVSFESIKAATTNPVNSLRNE; from the coding sequence ATGATTCTCAACTATATAAAAATTGCCCTCCGCAACTTGTTGCGTTACAGAACATACAGTTTCATTAACATACTGGGCTTGACTATCGGGTTCACAGTATTTGTGGCTATTGCACTTTACGTATTCGATGAGTTTTCATACGACCGGTTTCATGAAAAACAACACCGGATTTATCGCGCAGTAATCACTGCAGAGTTTGACGGGCAAGTAAACAAGTGGAGCCGGGTGCCTAACCTGGTGGCACCCACCGCAAAACAAGAAATTCCGGAAATAGAGAAATCAGCACGATACTTTCACCACAACTTTGGAGACCTTGCTTTTCTTTCAATAAATGACGAAAAATTTACCGAAACACAACTCTACTATGCAGACCCTGAATTTTTCGACATCTTCACAGTGGATTTTGTGAAGGGCAATAAAGCAAAGGCCCTCTCAAAACCGGGTACCATCGTAATCAGCGAATCAGCTGCTACAAAGTATTTTTCCGGAGTTGATCCCATCGGGCAAATTATCACCATAAACAACAATCTTTCAATGGAAGTAACCGGTGTTTATCGGGACTTCCCGCCTAATTCATCGCTACAGGCAAGCCTGATTGCTTCGTTTGCCTCTAATTGGTTTGGTGAGGATCGCAATCAAAGTTGGGGCAATGCCAGTTTTGAGTCCTTCTTTCTGCTTCATGATGAATCCGATAAGGAAACTGTAGATGCCAAAATTGAAAACATGCTGAACAAACACATCGAAAAAGAAAATCGCTGGTTCAAAATTTCGCTCCAACCCTTAACTGATATCCATTTAAAGTCGGGCGATTTAAACGCTACGTTTGACCGCACTACTTATGGTGATATGAACCAGGTAAGGATACTGATGGCCCTGGCTCTAATCGTTTTGGTGATCGCAGCCATTAATTACATGAATATGGCTACCGCTCAATCCCAACGAAGAAACAAAGAGGTGGGCATTAGTAAAACATTAGGCGCAACCTCAAGGCACCTCAGTGGAAAATTCTACTTCGAAACATCGGTATTTGTTGTACTGGCTATGGTGCTGAGCCTTATCATTTTTACTGCCATCCTACCCTTGTACAATGACGTAGCGGGCAAGCAGGTTACGATGGATTTTTTGCGCGCCACCTGGTTTTGGTGTGGATTTGCAGCGATTGGAATACTGCTGACGGTACTGGCCGGCTCCTACCCGGCCTGGTATCTTTCATCATTTTCGCCAAAAACTGCATTACATAAAACAACCTCAGGAGGTAGCCAGGCCGTTGTCCGCAAGGGCCTGGTGGTTATTCAGTTTTCAGCATCAATGGTATTGATTGTCAGCACCCTGGTATTCCACCGCCAAATGAGCTACATCCGGAATAAAAAATTAGGTTATGAACCGGAGCAGGTCATTGCGGTGATGACATCGGGTACACGCGATCAGGATCTGATCCGCTCGCTCAAAACTGAATATGAAAAGTTGCCTGAAGTAAAAGGCGTTTGCCGCAGCCAGTCATACCCCGGTATTGGCACAAGCGCCTATACCATTAAACGCGAACGGGATACCCCGGAAGGAGCTTCCATTCTTACCACACGCGCAACCAGCGAAATAGTGGATGTGCTTGGAATAAAGCTACTGGCCGGTAAAACACTTCCTGCAATAAAAGATCCGAGTGATACAACCCTTCAGGTTGTATTAAACAAAAGCGCAGTGGATTACCTGCACCTGTCACCCGAAGAAGCCGTGGGCCAACAGGTTTATATCTTTGGCAATAAGCCCGCTGAAGTAGTGGGTGTAACTGAAAATTTCCACTTTACTTCGCTGCATCAGCAGATAGGACCTTATGCCTTTAACAACATCCCCGACAACAGATACAATTACCTGCTGGTAAAAGTAGAAACATCAGACGTTTTAAAAACAGTAGAGAAGCTTGAAGCTCTATATAAACAGCTAATCCCGGCAGCTTTTGATTACACTTTTATTGATGATCGGATGGCTTCGCTGTATCACACCGAACAGAAACTGGCCAACGTAGTTATGATGGGCTCAGTTATTGCCATTTTCATCGCGTGCCTTGGGTTATATGCGCTAGCAGCATTTACCGCCAACCAGCGCACCAAAGAGATTGGCATTCGTAAAGTAATGGGCGCATCGGTGTCGCAACTGGTGGCTATGTTATCGAAAGATTTTCTGAAACTGGTCGTTATCGCCATTGGTATTGGTTTGCCTGCAGGCTATTACCTGATGAACAACTGGCTGGAGCGGTTTGCCTACAAAACTACCATCGGCCTAACAGTATTTGCGGCAGCAGCACTTATAAGTCTGCTGATTGCCTGGATTACCGTAAGCTTTGAATCAATTAAGGCCGCCACCACAAACCCGGTTAATTCTTTACGAAACGAATAA